ACAGAGAAACATGTCCAGTTACACACATAGAATAAaatacagtgtacagtgtacagGTGAGTAATACTATTACAGGTAAGTCAGTAGATCTGTCTGAGTTTGTTAGTGTACAGCATTCAGCAGTCAGTCCATCTAGTGGAGCAAAACATCTTGGAGCCTGCTGGTCTGGACCTGATCAGTGGTGGCTATCAGTGGTGGCATTCATAGAAGTACTGTGTGAGAGCACTAGACATACAGGACCTTAATGAGCAAAGTGGCACCCTAAGTGTTTGGTGTAGTACAAGAGATAATTAGCAAGGAGCTACAAGGCTATGGAAACATTGCGCTTTCATTTACTTAAGTTTCTCTTTTGACCTTAAGACGCCATACTTTGTTTCTAGACCCAGGATTCATTCTAGCTTCCACTGGAATAGGACAGGGTTAAAAATAGCACAGAGCACTCATCCAATTGGCCTGGGATGGAAGGTCTGCATGGCTTCCCCAGACACCGGTAGTATTTGCGAAATATTCTTGTATAAGAGCATGCTAAATTAAACAAGTTACAAAGTGATTCCTGAGTGGTATTACCACAAGATGAATGAGCCCCCTACGCACAACAGATACACTTATAACCACGTTTTACCACAAAAAAAGTCCTACAAGGCTTTCTCATATATTctattgaaaatgtaaaactggAACAAGTGTCAGGCTTGGTATATGGTTATTGCTTTTATAGATATTGTTATAAAATCATaatgtcatatttatatataggcCTTCCTCCATCATCAAAACTTAAATAACTGCCATTGTAGATATTTCTAATATGAGTTctaatatgaaaaaaacaatactaCTAAAAGCTTTTTAAATGGCAAATGGTAAAATCTCAAAGTGAGACCGAAACCTTTTTGTAAGATTGTAGCACCCCCTTCTGGAACAGTGGTGCCACTAACCTACTGATTGCTACTCCAACGTAAAGGTCTGACTCCAATATGACATAGATTGTGGAGATAATCAATGatcataataattcattttaatcatctcaataaaaatgtgttaaattaagCAAAATATTgaacaatcattttaaatagGTTTTCTCTAAAAAACagtacagaaaatatttttctttctttaatgaaaGCAGCTACTGGGAtattaaaccattttaaaatccTTAAACAGTGATCACACTGTGATGTTCCAGTGTCATTTATCTCAAAGCGGCCTTTTGTTGCAATGCGGACCCACATCTGATTTATGTACCACAGAAGTGCACCACAAATAGTGCAGAAGGAGACACCGCTTCCCTTCCTTTTCTCCGCCCGTCCACTCCCAGAAATACTCCGATATATAAGCCGATACACAACACCACCCCTGCACCTGCCACAGAGCCAAACCAGCAGCTGCCCTGCACAGTGGGGGACCGAGGAGCCCCAAGCCACAGCTTTTACACAGCATGCGCACCACGGAGTAGTAGACTAGTAGTAGACCCATCAAATGTGGACTACAGCAGCTCTCGATTTCTGTCTGAGATAGTCTATTCAGTAAAGTCCATAATCCTACGCGGAGACTAACTAGCAGGAACCTTAAACTACACCAGGGTACATACCAGGGTACATACCAGCGTTACACAACCAGTCCAACAGCGAACATTTACGTCTTGCTGCCAAACCTTGAGAAGCATTTCAAACAATCGAGAAAAAAGCACAATGATGTCGGCCCTGCGCGTCTATATTTAGGTGGTGTCATGTGCCACCACGGGGTATTTGGACCAGATGGCTGCAGGACACGACTGTCCCCTTTGCGCGTCGCtgccgtggccccgccccccggccGCCAGCACTGCGTGTGTAAAGTGGGATCAAAACTTCttacatttctcttttttctttccctttaaCTTTCCCCGGATTATATGCGTCCATTTGCGGCGAGACCTTGGCTTTAAGAAGACAGTCCACGTCTCAAGCTATGACGCGAGAAGAGGATCTGGTTCGAATTGCTAAAAAACTGGACAAGATGGTGTCTAGGAATAACACGGTGAGAAGTTCGCGTGTCCGTGGCTCTGTCGCGACGACGCTTCCACGCGTGCTGGtgcgcgtcgcgtcgcgtcccTGCGGGACAGCCAGCAGGTGTCTGGCTGAGGATTGCTGACATTTTGGATTACGTAGCCGCAGTTCCGCGCTGATCGCGGCCAAGGTCGCCGTATATCGCAACAGCAGAATAAAGTTTTGTAAATTGGGAATATGAACTTTGCCCATGCCTCGTTTTGTTTGTATAGGTAGGAGCTCTTGATCTACTGAAAGAGCTGAAGAACTTCAACATGACCTTAAAGCTGCTGCAGGTACAGTAGTAAGAATAGGTTGAAATCCACACTTTGCTCTGTCCTTTCACACTATAGTGAGGTATAGTGAGCACTGCTGGGTTCACCATTGTGCTGTGTGTTCATTGGTTAGGACACGCGGATTGGCATGTCTGTGAATGGAATCAGGAAGCACTGCACGGATGAAGAGGTAGTTGACCTGGCAAAGGTGCTCATCAAGAACTGGAAACGGCTCCTGGGtacctttctcttttcttttcacacactgcagcatGAAATACTATCATTTTATGAGACTGGTGGGGAATTTTATCTTGTCCTCATCTTATTCCACTATATTTAACTAACCAGCATATGAGCATATTTAACTTttcatatatgagtgtcacattaATTGTATCTGGCTCGTATTCTGCTGGCTTGTCTCCTTGAACAAGAATAAACTCTGGTCCAACAAGTCAATGGGATATTTCCTAGTAACGAGAACATTTCCGTAACACAGACATCTGACTCTGCCATTCTTACAGAATCTGCCCGCAgtcagaaaaatgaaaagatacATGAGGCGCAGAATGGAACAGAGTGCAGCACAAGACCTTGTTCTCCAGTCAGGGACTCCTCTGAAAAGGAGGCTGGGTAAGTGCCcaccctcaaacacacacaaacacacattcacacagtttCTATATATCGGCATGCAAGGACAACCAGCAACTCAGTTAAGTGCAAAATAAGCAGATATGGTGCCTGGGAGATGCTGTGGCTGAACCAGAGGGACAGAACCTCTCTGTCTCACTGTTAGCCATAAAACAACAGAAGCGGACTTAAAGCCAGACTCAGACATGCAAACGCAACACGCCGGAAAGCAGAGAAAAGAGAAGGCCGAAGTTGAGCTGCACAAAGCCGAACAGAGTAAAGAGAAACAAGCAGAACAGCTGAGGAAAGACCGGGAGAGGTGAGCGGCCCGGTGTGCCGAATGCTCTAATCAGTTTGGGTTTCTAACCACTCTTCTCATCCCCGCCATCCCCCACCTACTCCATCTAAACACTCAGTGGAAGTGAGGAatgagaggtcagaggtcatatGAAATGGAGAATGTGTGTACATTGCATGGGTAAAAGCTGTCAGCATGAGGGAGTGTTGGGAGACAGTTGCTTCCGCCTGATTTTTATGGCCCATAATGCAgaaaaaattttaaaatgtaaagtgaaaatgaatcTGTTTgcatggagtgtgtgttttagtaAAATAAGTCCATCTTGGAGCTGAGGTGGAGATAAATTACATATTTGTGTCTTTAGCAAAGATCTGATGGATAAATTATTTCCACCTCGTCCACCACCTCATCTTCCCCGACGCCTGTCTGCTGAAGTGAAGAGAGAACGGTCAGAAAAAATGCCTGCATGTGGCGCTGTGCAAAAGATAAAAAGTTTGTTGATGTGTAGGCTGGAAAAGATCACTGATGCAGCATCTGTTTATCTTCAGAAAAAGTAATGGAAAAGCACCAGAACTCTCAcgtcctccacctcctctcctTCTGCCTCCTTCTCAACCTCCACCTGTGAAGCATCCCTCCATTGAAGTAAAAAAGGAGAGGTCAGCACATTACTGACCAGAGAAATGTAGGATGTGGCCTGTGCTGGTTATGTAGTGACACCCCAGCCATTGAAAATACTTTTTCTGGGTTCAAGCTCTCCCTTTTTTCAGGATAGAACAGAAATGTAGAATTTTATTGATTTCCTGATGTCAGGGGGTTTTAAGAATGTTTTTTGCTACTAGTCCACATTATTTGGTTGCCAGTCCTTATCTGTGCTGCCAATTATTAGCAGTTTGATGGTCTGAGTTGGAGCTAATATTCAGAACTTAAAATGATTGTGGGAAGCATTAGATTGTGGATTTTATCTATCACTTGACCACTTATCACATTTCATTTGATAAtttaattttccatttttaagGACAGATTGCATTCACAAACATTTACAGTGATAATATGACAATTTAGATCACAAGTAGGCTTTTTACTGCCAACTGCGTctgcattttgtttaaaatTCAGTGGCATcagatttaaatgtttaaatgcaatGATACTTCAGACGCATATTGATAAAATAAGGTGCCCACcaattattgattattaatgtACCTAGACAGCCCATTTCTATTTTGAGCTTAAAATAAATCACAGCCAGTGCTTGCATAATCCTGGCTGTGCTAGCCTCAGTTTGACTTCCATTAGCGCTCCACCCACAGCCTTCCCCTTTATAGTTCACATTTAAAACATCACTAGTGATATTTGCATTTCTTCATGTAGGAAGAAAACTCCAGACCCCAAAACATCTCTCCCTCATCTTCTGCATCCTCCTTTTCTCAAGCGTCCCACGGTAGAAGTCAAGAAAGAGAGGTGTGCATTGTGCGCATTGTGTGTTGTTGTATGTGTGAAATTGGGAAATATTTCAcagatttaaatatttcattgatGAAAAGGCTTGCAGAATTTGCAGCATTATGTTTCTggtactttttcactttttctcaaCGTCATTGGGATGCATGAAGTATAATCTCCGAACTCTCAGTTATTATATATATGGTGCTGTTATTATTCTGTGTTTAGAAAAGACCCAGTGGACCCCaatgctcctcttcctcctctacCTCTTcaccttcatcctcctcctaCCAAGCGCACATCAGATGACAGCAAAAAAGAGAGGTCTGGGCTTGTGGGAAAGTTGTGGTTGTGTTTAATGGAGTTTCAGAcgtataaacatataaaaacaactttcagcattttttcaaaattaaaattctAGAAAGGACACAAGTGAACTCACCAACCATGTTCAGAAGCGGACATCTGATCATGTGAAGAAGGATAGGTTTGGAGATTTTCTCTCCCAGTTGCATGGATTTTTCTGCTCTAGATGTTTTTCCATGGTACTTTTCACAGTGTCTGAAGATGTTCCCCATTTTGGAAGAAAAATATTTCTGACTTCACATAACATTTGAGATTCTGTGCTGAAGCACGTCTGCCTGTAGTGCCTTGTTTGAAGAAGCTCGTTGTCAGATGCGACAGGTTCCTTTaagtttttttgtggttttggcCATGTGATCTTAACTGCAAGTAGAAACTGTGATGTGAGCTCTAACAAGCTTGAAACAATGGTGTGTGGGGGGGAGTAAAAGGACTTAAATTCTGCTTCCTTTGCAGAAAAGATTCAGGTGAAATTAAACCACCCAAGCAACCAGCTCTGGAAATCAAGAAAGAGAGGTTAGAGCTTGGGGATGATGAAAATGTGACCCATcacaaataaatgacaatatTTCTGAAGATGAACTTCATCTTTCAGAAAAGACTCAACAGATTCCAAACATCGACTCCCAAAAAGACCAAGTCTGGAAGGACAGAAAGAAAGGTTTGGGTCCTTATTCTCCATTCAGTCTTTTAAAGACAAACTCATATAGTATTTATTCGATATTAAACACAGTAGAAAACAGGCAGTAAAATGAGCAGGGATCAGGCGTGAAGGTCTTACTgactctttttctgtttttctttaggAAGGAACCAAAAGAGTCACCTGACTCAGTGTCAGCTGCTCCTTTCAAGCGACAGTTGAGTGACTCCAAACTAGAGAGGTGAAGACAGATTTCCTGGAGCGCTGCACATACTGAGATCCCCCTGTCTTCAAATAGTCAGTTTTGATTTCTTATTACAGGAGGGATTCATCCAGCTCTAAATCTGGCAGCTCACCTCCAGCCAAAAGGCTCACTGGAGAAAGGCAAGcagcacttaaaaaaataacacagaaacaTGGCTTGAAAATTCGATGAATGTCAGTACCTGCATTATCACACAGTAACATATGCCTAATTAACTAGTTTACAGAGGAGGAAGTATTATTCctataattaaaattatttatcattgaCTGTCATCTGCTGTCAATACTGTACAACAGCAAGTATTATCACACATCAAGTGAGGATGTTAGgaataatattaaaagtaatCACAGAACCAATGGtgataatgttcttttttccaGAAGGGAGTCACATGGATCCAAATCTATCCACCTACCTCCTTTACAAAGAAAAGCATCTACAGACAGCTTAGATGGACGGTATTTGAGTTGTTTTAGTAGCTCTTTATCAcactttttatataaaattcaaTGCAATTACAAGCTTTACTGTGTTCCAGATACACTTTCATCATGTCATCTTTAGGTTATTGACTGGCCAAATTTGTCCTATGACAcacagcaggaggaaaccagacacCCCCAAAACACCAACCACACCCACCAGCCCCATGTCTCCCTCCTTCAGCTCATCTGGGGGTCCTCTGTCTCCCCATCTTCTCACTGGGGATTCTATTCGTGACAAATGCATTGAGATGCTTTCAGCTGCTCTTCGTACAGATGGTAGGTCAGTTACAAGAGACACATTTTTCTCACCATAACACACAGTTGTTATTGTCCAGTAGTCATAGTCATTTACTCTAGTGTTTAAATGGCTGCTACTGCAGGTGAAGACAAAGGAATATGACTAGAGTCCTTTTCTATGGTCCAATacaaattgaagtgattgtcattgtgacacagctgtccagcacacggtgcacacagtgaaatgtgtcctctgcatttaacccatcacccttggtgagcagtaggcagccatgacaggcgcccgggagcagtgtgtggtgacgttgccactgagcaaagtacagagGATGGTTTTAAATTGAAtgctatttatttgttgtttcaTGAAGTAAACCAgtctgtgtgcattgtgttaCATGTTTATCAACTTACATTTATCACCTTTaaccagagcgacaatcagtagttacagggacagtgcccactggagacactaagggttaagtgtcttgctcagggacacaatggtagtaagtgggatttgaacctgggtcttctggttcataggcgagtatgtttcccagtaggctactacttACTCTGTATAGCAGTCATATGTAAATCAGCTATGTAGAGTCCAAATTCGATTGCACAGATAAATCGTTAACTTTGGCCCAATTAGAGAACTATACCCCAATACatatcattatttcatttcagttcagtttcccTGGTCTGACTACAAATCCTTTACACCAGAAACAGTCCCAAGGCATTCCTAagacaactgtttttttttattatttgctacTTATATTGGCTGTGACTATGCTAATGTGTTGTCCACAGATGACTTTAAAGACTATGGAGTGAACTGTGAAGCCATGGCATCAGAAATCGAGGATTATATCCTTTCTTGAAACAAGTTTTATATTGATTTGCACTATTCTAGTTAtagatacagtacaggacacaccaaaagtttggatacaccttctccttcaatgtgttttctttattatcttgaccatttacattggtagattctcactgaaggtatcaaaactatgaatgaacacatgtggagttatgtacttaaaaggtgtaaaaaagtcaaataactggaaacatgttttatattctagtttcttcaaaatagccactgctttgcacactcttggcattctctcgatgagcttgtaaatggtcatgtaaataaagaaaacacattgaatgagaaggtgtgtccaaacgtttggcctgtactgtacataaatacatacatgcatacattattatgtacagtatacacacacacacataatttatCAGGCGAAtacaataataatgtaaaaatgtatttgacatTATTGGGATCAGATaagaccgcttccttaacctcatCCACACATATCTATCAGGAAAACAAAGCCACGGACATGAAGTATAAGAACAGGGTGCGCAGTCGCATCAGCAACCTAAAGGATCCAAAGAATCCCAACTTGCGCAAGAATGTTCTGGCAGGAGCTATCGATCTAATGCGTATTGCCACCATGTCTGCAGAGGTAAAATACTTCAGGTGTCCAGGTTCATGCTCAATGTTGTATTTGTCTATTCATAAATGCTTCATATTTTAAGTAGTGAGCACGTGaacaccaaaaccaaaaaataaagaaagataCACAGCACTCAATACATTTAAGAGGTACTGCACACTTGGAGTTAGTCACACTTTGTCACCAAGGAAGGGACACATCACCACACCTGCaaataatacacacaacaaaaacatgtGACCCGACTCAGGATCATTTTGCCAGcccactgaccacacacataTTCAGACTACGCACTCTCATACCTCATGCACACATAGTGACAATGACAGATGAATAAGACCGGACCCGGAACAATGGTGCAGGCACTCCTTAAATGGAGGGGAAACAGATGTAGTGGACCGGGAAGGGCCGGGACCTGCACTCAGTGCCCGGGACCGGCAATTGCGCCCAGCTAACACCGGGGAGGATTGTTGCAACTTTCAGTCATAAGAATTAGAAGCAAGATTTAGATCCATTAAACTCTTTTATCTTGGTAACATGAAGTAGCCCGAGACTCTCTGAGAATCTTTCAGAATGTTAGGGATGATTTCATTACAATCATTGTAGGAGATGGCCAGTGATGAGCTTAAACACTTGAGGAACGTCATGACCCAAGAGGCCATCCGTGAGCACCAGATGGCCAAGACTGGTGGCACCACTACCGACCTGCTACAGTGCGGCAAGTGCAAAAAGAAGAATTGCACCTATAACCAGGTAGGAGACACTGCCTGCACCCAGAACTATAATCGTTTTCAGTCACATCACTAACACTCTCTCACATTATATAAACCTAACCCATAAAACCAGATGATCCATgactagaagaaaaaaaatctttcaaatCCTACAATGATGTATAATagtatattaatataatgatttaaaatgggGTGGGAGAATGTAGCAGTCTGAATAAATTAGTGtgtatgaaccagatgaccacaaagttgTTAGATTCTTGGGATGAAATCAGAGGTTCAGGCTGGGTGATTCTGGATGAAAAGCTTTAACAGAGTTTATTGAGAAGAAAGTTGTTCTTACTAGATGTCACAATTGGTCGGTCAGTGTCTGGCTCATACTCCTCACACAcctgcagtacaggccaaaagtttggacataccttctcattaaatgtgttttctttattttcatgaccatttacattggtagattctcactgatggcatcaaaactatgaatgaacacatgtggacttaacaaaaaaagctgaaataactggaaacatgttttatattctagtttcttcaaaatagccacccttttcac
This genomic stretch from Denticeps clupeoides chromosome 5, fDenClu1.1, whole genome shotgun sequence harbors:
- the tcea3 gene encoding transcription elongation factor A protein 3 isoform X1; amino-acid sequence: MTREEDLVRIAKKLDKMVSRNNTVGALDLLKELKNFNMTLKLLQDTRIGMSVNGIRKHCTDEEVVDLAKVLIKNWKRLLESARSQKNEKIHEAQNGTECSTRPCSPVRDSSEKEAGHKTTEADLKPDSDMQTQHAGKQRKEKAEVELHKAEQSKEKQAEQLRKDRESKDLMDKLFPPRPPPHLPRRLSAEVKRERKSNGKAPELSRPPPPLLLPPSQPPPVKHPSIEVKKERKKTPDPKTSLPHLLHPPFLKRPTVEVKKERKDPVDPNAPLPPLPLHLHPPPTKRTSDDSKKERKDTSELTNHVQKRTSDHVKKDRKDSGEIKPPKQPALEIKKERKDSTDSKHRLPKRPSLEGQKERKEPKESPDSVSAAPFKRQLSDSKLERRDSSSSKSGSSPPAKRLTGERRESHGSKSIHLPPLQRKASTDSLDGRLLTGQICPMTHSRRKPDTPKTPTTPTSPMSPSFSSSGGPLSPHLLTGDSIRDKCIEMLSAALRTDDDFKDYGVNCEAMASEIEDYIYQENKATDMKYKNRVRSRISNLKDPKNPNLRKNVLAGAIDLMRIATMSAEEMASDELKHLRNVMTQEAIREHQMAKTGGTTTDLLQCGKCKKKNCTYNQVQTRSADEPMTTFVLCNECGNRWKFC
- the tcea3 gene encoding transcription elongation factor A protein 3 isoform X8; this translates as MTREEDLVRIAKKLDKMVSRNNTVGALDLLKELKNFNMTLKLLQDTRIGMSVNGIRKHCTDEEVVDLAKVLIKNWKRLLESARSQKNEKIHEAQNGTECSTRPCSPVRDSSEKEAGKDLMDKLFPPRPPPHLPRRLSAEVKRERKSNGKAPELSRPPPPLLLPPSQPPPVKHPSIEVKKERKKTPDPKTSLPHLLHPPFLKRPTVEVKKERKDPVDPNAPLPPLPLHLHPPPTKRTSDDSKKERKDTSELTNHVQKRTSDHVKKDRKDSGEIKPPKQPALEIKKERKDSTDSKHRLPKRPSLEGQKERKEPKESPDSVSAAPFKRQLSDSKLERRDSSSSKSGSSPPAKRLTGERRESHGSKSIHLPPLQRKASTDSLDGRLLTGQICPMTHSRRKPDTPKTPTTPTSPMSPSFSSSGGPLSPHLLTGDSIRDKCIEMLSAALRTDDDFKDYGVNCEAMASEIEDYIYQENKATDMKYKNRVRSRISNLKDPKNPNLRKNVLAGAIDLMRIATMSAEEMASDELKHLRNVMTQEAIREHQMAKTGGTTTDLLQCGKCKKKNCTYNQVQTRSADEPMTTFVLCNECGNRWKFC
- the tcea3 gene encoding transcription elongation factor A protein 3 isoform X4; protein product: MTREEDLVRIAKKLDKMVSRNNTVGALDLLKELKNFNMTLKLLQDTRIGMSVNGIRKHCTDEEVVDLAKVLIKNWKRLLESARSQKNEKIHEAQNGTECSTRPCSPVRDSSEKEAGHKTTEADLKPDSDMQTQHAGKQRKEKAEVELHKAEQSKEKQAEQLRKDRESKDLMDKLFPPRPPPHLPRRLSAEVKRERKSNGKAPELSRPPPPLLLPPSQPPPVKHPSIEVKKERKKTPDPKTSLPHLLHPPFLKRPTVEVKKERKDPVDPNAPLPPLPLHLHPPPTKRTSDDSKKERKDTSELTNHVQKRTSDHVKKDRKDSGEIKPPKQPALEIKKERKDSTDSKHRLPKRPSLEGQKERKEPKESPDSVSAAPFKRQLSDSKLERRDSSSSKSGSSPPAKRLTGERRESHGSKSIHLPPLQRKASTDSLDGRRKPDTPKTPTTPTSPMSPSFSSSGGPLSPHLLTGDSIRDKCIEMLSAALRTDDDFKDYGVNCEAMASEIEDYIYQENKATDMKYKNRVRSRISNLKDPKNPNLRKNVLAGAIDLMRIATMSAEEMASDELKHLRNVMTQEAIREHQMAKTGGTTTDLLQCGKCKKKNCTYNQVQTRSADEPMTTFVLCNECGNRWKFC
- the tcea3 gene encoding transcription elongation factor A protein 3 isoform X7, coding for MTREEDLVRIAKKLDKMVSRNNTVGALDLLKELKNFNMTLKLLQDTRIGMSVNGIRKHCTDEEVVDLAKVLIKNWKRLLESARSQKNEKIHEAQNGTECSTRPCSPVRDSSEKEAGHKTTEADLKPDSDMQTQHAGKQRKEKAEVELHKAEQSKEKQAEQLRKDRESKDLMDKLFPPRPPPHLPRRLSAEVKRERKSNGKAPELSRPPPPLLLPPSQPPPVKHPSIEVKKERKKTPDPKTSLPHLLHPPFLKRPTVEVKKERKDPVDPNAPLPPLPLHLHPPPTKRTSDDSKKERKDSGEIKPPKQPALEIKKERKDSTDSKHRLPKRPSLEGQKERKEPKESPDSVSAAPFKRQLSDSKLERRDSSSSKSGSSPPAKRLTGERRESHGSKSIHLPPLQRKASTDSLDGRLLTGQICPMTHSRRKPDTPKTPTTPTSPMSPSFSSSGGPLSPHLLTGDSIRDKCIEMLSAALRTDDDFKDYGVNCEAMASEIEDYIYQENKATDMKYKNRVRSRISNLKDPKNPNLRKNVLAGAIDLMRIATMSAEEMASDELKHLRNVMTQEAIREHQMAKTGGTTTDLLQCGKCKKKNCTYNQVQTRSADEPMTTFVLCNECGNRWKFC
- the tcea3 gene encoding transcription elongation factor A protein 3 isoform X9; this translates as MTREEDLVRIAKKLDKMVSRNNTVGALDLLKELKNFNMTLKLLQDTRIGMSVNGIRKHCTDEEVVDLAKVLIKNWKRLLESARSQKNEKIHEAQNGTECSTRPCSPVRDSSEKEAGHKTTEADLKPDSDMQTQHAGKQRKEKAEVELHKAEQSKEKQAEQLRKDRESKDLMDKLFPPRPPPHLPRRLSAEVKRERKSNGKAPELSRPPPPLLLPPSQPPPVKHPSIEVKKERKKTPDPKTSLPHLLHPPFLKRPTVEVKKERKDSGEIKPPKQPALEIKKERKDSTDSKHRLPKRPSLEGQKERKEPKESPDSVSAAPFKRQLSDSKLERRDSSSSKSGSSPPAKRLTGERRESHGSKSIHLPPLQRKASTDSLDGRLLTGQICPMTHSRRKPDTPKTPTTPTSPMSPSFSSSGGPLSPHLLTGDSIRDKCIEMLSAALRTDDDFKDYGVNCEAMASEIEDYIYQENKATDMKYKNRVRSRISNLKDPKNPNLRKNVLAGAIDLMRIATMSAEEMASDELKHLRNVMTQEAIREHQMAKTGGTTTDLLQCGKCKKKNCTYNQVQTRSADEPMTTFVLCNECGNRWKFC
- the tcea3 gene encoding transcription elongation factor A protein 3 isoform X6, producing the protein MTREEDLVRIAKKLDKMVSRNNTVGALDLLKELKNFNMTLKLLQDTRIGMSVNGIRKHCTDEEVVDLAKVLIKNWKRLLESARSQKNEKIHEAQNGTECSTRPCSPVRDSSEKEAGHKTTEADLKPDSDMQTQHAGKQRKEKAEVELHKAEQSKEKQAEQLRKDRESKDLMDKLFPPRPPPHLPRRLSAEVKRERKSNGKAPELSRPPPPLLLPPSQPPPVKHPSIEVKKERKKTPDPKTSLPHLLHPPFLKRPTVEVKKERKDPVDPNAPLPPLPLHLHPPPTKRTSDDSKKERKDTSELTNHVQKRTSDHVKKDRKDSGEIKPPKQPALEIKKERKDSTDSKHRLPKRPSLEGQKERKEPKESPDSVSAAPFKRQLSDSKLERRDSSSSKSGSSPPAKRLTGERESHGSKSIHLPPLQRKASTDSLDGRRKPDTPKTPTTPTSPMSPSFSSSGGPLSPHLLTGDSIRDKCIEMLSAALRTDDDFKDYGVNCEAMASEIEDYIYQENKATDMKYKNRVRSRISNLKDPKNPNLRKNVLAGAIDLMRIATMSAEEMASDELKHLRNVMTQEAIREHQMAKTGGTTTDLLQCGKCKKKNCTYNQVQTRSADEPMTTFVLCNECGNRWKFC
- the tcea3 gene encoding transcription elongation factor A protein 3 isoform X5, which produces MTREEDLVRIAKKLDKMVSRNNTVGALDLLKELKNFNMTLKLLQDTRIGMSVNGIRKHCTDEEVVDLAKVLIKNWKRLLESARSQKNEKIHEAQNGTECSTRPCSPVRDSSEKEAGHKTTEADLKPDSDMQTQHAGKQRKEKAEVELHKAEQSKEKQAEQLRKDRESKDLMDKLFPPRPPPHLPRRLSAEVKRERKSNGKAPELSRPPPPLLLPPSQPPPVKHPSIEVKKERKKTPDPKTSLPHLLHPPFLKRPTVEVKKERKDPVDPNAPLPPLPLHLHPPPTKRTSDDSKKERKDTSELTNHVQKRTSDHVKKDRKDSGEIKPPKQPALEIKKERKDSTDSKHRLPKRPSLEGQKERKEPKESPDSVSAAPFKRQLSDSKLERRDSSSSKSGSSPPAKRLTGERESHGSKSIHLPPLQRKASTDSLDGRRRKPDTPKTPTTPTSPMSPSFSSSGGPLSPHLLTGDSIRDKCIEMLSAALRTDDDFKDYGVNCEAMASEIEDYIYQENKATDMKYKNRVRSRISNLKDPKNPNLRKNVLAGAIDLMRIATMSAEEMASDELKHLRNVMTQEAIREHQMAKTGGTTTDLLQCGKCKKKNCTYNQVQTRSADEPMTTFVLCNECGNRWKFC
- the tcea3 gene encoding transcription elongation factor A protein 3 isoform X3; protein product: MTREEDLVRIAKKLDKMVSRNNTVGALDLLKELKNFNMTLKLLQDTRIGMSVNGIRKHCTDEEVVDLAKVLIKNWKRLLESARSQKNEKIHEAQNGTECSTRPCSPVRDSSEKEAGHKTTEADLKPDSDMQTQHAGKQRKEKAEVELHKAEQSKEKQAEQLRKDRESKDLMDKLFPPRPPPHLPRRLSAEVKRERKSNGKAPELSRPPPPLLLPPSQPPPVKHPSIEVKKERKKTPDPKTSLPHLLHPPFLKRPTVEVKKERKDPVDPNAPLPPLPLHLHPPPTKRTSDDSKKERKDTSELTNHVQKRTSDHVKKDRKDSGEIKPPKQPALEIKKERKDSTDSKHRLPKRPSLEGQKERKEPKESPDSVSAAPFKRQLSDSKLERRDSSSSKSGSSPPAKRLTGERRESHGSKSIHLPPLQRKASTDSLDGRRRKPDTPKTPTTPTSPMSPSFSSSGGPLSPHLLTGDSIRDKCIEMLSAALRTDDDFKDYGVNCEAMASEIEDYIYQENKATDMKYKNRVRSRISNLKDPKNPNLRKNVLAGAIDLMRIATMSAEEMASDELKHLRNVMTQEAIREHQMAKTGGTTTDLLQCGKCKKKNCTYNQVQTRSADEPMTTFVLCNECGNRWKFC